One Arthrobacter sp. B3I4 genomic window, CTGGCTGCAGGCATCAGCGAGAGCTTGTTCGCGCCGGTGGCAAAGGATTACAAGGACCGGCTGGGGAACATGGCCAACTACCAGGAGCCCGCGGCGGCGATGCAGAAGCTGGCCGAGGACCAGGCCGTGGAGCTGACCTACTACCCCTCGGGACCGCTGCTTGAATACAACCCGGACAAGGTCCCCAACCCGCCCACCACTGCGGAGGAGCTCCTGGCCTGGGCCAAGGACCACCCGGGCCGCTTCGGCTACGCCCGCCCGGCCAACTCCGGGCCCGGCCGCACATTCCTCATGGGCCTGCCCTACATCCTGGGCGACTCCGATCCGAAGGACCCGGTGAACGGCTGGGAGCAAGACCTGGGATTACCTCAAGCAGCTTAACCAGACCGTCTCCTCCTACCCGACCGGCACGGGCGTGACCATGAACAACCTGAAGAACGGCACCTGGGACATGGCCCTGACCACCACGGGCTGGGACATCAACCCCCGCGCCCTGGGCCAGGTTCCGGAGAACTTCAAGACGCAGGCGCTCAAAAACTTCACCTGGGTCACGGACGCGCAGTACGCCGCCGTCCCCAAGGGTGTCTCCGCTGACAAGATGGCGGCCATCCTGCAGGTGCTGCAGTACGCACTGACCCCGGAGCAGCAGGCCAAGACCTTCGACACCGGCTACTTCTACCCCGGCCCGGCCATCAAGGACGTCACCGTCGACCTCGCTCCGCAGGCCAGCAAGGACGTCATCGCCAAGTTCGGCCGCCCCGAATACGACGCCCTCATCAAGGACAACCCCAAGGCCACGCCGATCGACGCCGCCGCCCTGGTCAAGGCTTTCGACACCTGGGACACGCAGGTGGCCACCGGAAAGGTTGAGCAAAAGAAATGAGCATCCACGCCACGAGTTTTGAAACCCTCGAGCTGGACAATGTGGCCCGCTCCTTCGGCGGGCAGAATGCCCTCCGGAACCTCAACCTCTCGATCCGCAGCGGCGAGTTCATCGCACTGCTCGGACCTTCCGGCTGCGGCAAGTCCACCGCCCTGAACTGCCTGGCCGGCCTGCTGCCCCTGACCGGGGGCCGCATCCTGATGGACGGCAAGCAGATTGACCAGCTGCCGCCCGAGAAGCGCGGCTTCGGCATGGTCTTCCAGAACTACGCCCTCTTCCCGCACCTCAGCGTGGAAAAGAACATCGCGTTCGGCCTGGAAATGCGCAACGTGCCCAAGGCGGAGATCAAGAAGCGTGTCGCCGAGGCCATCGAGCTGGTCCAGCTTGGTCCGCACGCCTCCAAGCTGCCGGGGCAGATGTCCGGCGGCCAGCAGCAGCGGGTGGCGATCGCCCGCGCCGTGGTGCTGCGTCCGCCGCTGGTCCTCATGGACGAGCCGCTGTCCAACCTGGACGCAAAGCTGCGCCTGGAGATGCGCACCGAGATCCGCCGGCTGCACCAGTCGCTGGGTCTCACCACGCTCTACGTGACGCACGACCAGGAGGAAGCCCTGTCCCTGGCTGACCGGCTTGTGGTGCTGCGCCTCGGCGAGGTGCAGCAGGTGGGCACCCCGCAGGAGCTCCATGAACACCCGGCCAACTGGCACGTCGCGGACTTCATGGGCTACCGCAACCTGCTCGAAGGCGTCGTGGAGCGGGCCCACGGCGGGGCCGTGACCGTCTCGGTCCTCGGTACCACCGTAACCGGCTCGTCCAAGGAAGCGCTCCGGGCCGGCGACGCCGTCAAGATCGGCCTGCGACCGGAAGACTTCGACATCGCCCCGGCAGGCTCGGCTCCCGCCGGCCTGGCCAGCATCGACGCCATGGTCGAAGTGGTCGAATACCAGGGCCGCGAGTTCGCCGTGGAGGCCAGGTCCGACGCCGGGAAGCCGCTGCACGTGCGCACGCACCGCCACGTGGAGCCCGGCCAGCGGGTCACCCTGACGGCGTCGCAGGACCGTGTGCTGGTCTTCCCCGCCGAGCTGGCGCCGCCGGTAAAATCCGCTCCCGAGTTTGAGGCGGCGGCGCTGTGACAGTCACCGGGCAGCGCCCGGCCCGGGGGAAGCAGGACGCCGCCAATCGTCCCGCACTGTCCCACCGGCTGGCCGAACGCGGAATCGACAAGCTCCTTCTCCTGCTGGTCCCGGCGTTGCTGTTCGCCCTGGTGCTGTTCGTGTATCCGTTCGTTTACGGCCTGGGCCTGTCCTTCCAGCCCAAGACCGGCGGGCTTTTCGGCGCGTACGTGAAGTTCTTCACGGACCCTTCGGTCAGGGGCATGGACTCGATCTGGGTCACGCTGCAATTGGCGCTCCCGGCGGCCCTGCTGAACGTCCTGGTCTCGGTTCCCCTCGCGTATAAGATGCGCGGGAAGTTCCGCGGCAAGCGGGCCCTGACCACCGTCCTGGTCATCCCGATCACGCTCGGGACCGTTCTCACGGCCGAGGGCCTGCTGAACTTCTTCGGCCAGCGTGGCTGGCTGAACCGGTTCCTGGGCGTCCTGGGTTTTGAGCCCCTCCAGCTGGTCCAGAACTACTGGGGCGTGCTCTGGTCGCTGATCATCTCGGGGTTCCCCTTCGCGTTCCTGCTGATCCTGTCCTACCTCTCCGGCATCGATCCGTCGCTGGAGGCGGCCGCCCGGACCCTGGGCGCGGACTGGAAGCAGCGTTTCCGCCGGATCACCCTCCCGCTGCTGGCGCCCGGCCTGGCCATCACCTTTTGCCTGACCTTCGTCCTGGCCTTCAGCGTCTTCCCGTCGGCCATCCTGGTCGGTGATCCGTCCGGGTCCACGCGCGTGATCGCCTACGTCGCGTACAACGCCTGGGGCCAGCAGTTCGACTACCCGCTCGCATCCGCCGCGGCCATCATCATGGGCGTCGTGGAACTGATCGTCATCATCCTGGTGCTGATCTGGCGCTCCCGCATGTACAAAGGATCCACCGGAGGTAAGGGCTAATGAGCGTTGCACTGAAACCGAAAACGGCCGCCACCCCGCGGGCCGCCAAGCGGCCCCTGGCGTCCTCCCCGGGCACGTTCCTGATCTGGGGAAGCATGGCTGTGTTCCTGCTGCTGCTCCTGGGCGTCGTCTCCTCCGTGGTGGTCAACTCCTTCGCCAAGGAATGGTTCGACACCTGGCTGCCCTCCGGCTACACCCCGGCCTGGTACGCGGACGCGTGGAAGGAGTACGACCTCTCCCAGGTCATCGGCACCACGCTGACGGTGTCCGTCGCCGTCGTCGGCATCTCCGTCCTGATCGGAGCACCTGCCTCCTACGTGCTGGCCCGCCGGAGCTTTCCGGGCAAGAGCCTCCTGATGCTCGTCTTCCTGCTCCCCATCATGATGCCGCCCATCACCTACGGCATCCCGCTGGCGACGCTGCTGACGTACTACCACCTCGCCCCGGGCCTGACCGGGGTAATCCTGGCCAACCTGGTCCCCTCCATCCCGTTCGTCATCCTGACCATGACGCCGTTCATCGAGCAGATCAACCCGTCAATCGAGTCGGCGGCGCGGATGTGCGGCGCCAACATGCTGCGGCTCTTCACCAGGATCCTCGCACCGCTCCTGGTGCCGGGCATCCTCGCGGCCGCCGTCCTGGTGCTGGTCCGCACCGTGGGCATGTTCGAACTGACCTTCCTGACCTCGGATTCGACGTCGGACACCCTCGTCGTTGCCTTGTTCACGGCCATGACCGGTGCCGGCATCCGCGCCCAGCAGTCGGTGGACGCGATGGCCGTGGTCTACATGCTCATGATGATGGTCCTGCTGGTCGTGGCCCTCCGGTTCGTCAATCCCACCCAGCTTGTTTCGCAGGTCCGGGAAGAGACCGACTGACCAGTAACCCGTCCGCGCCCTCCTCCCCCGGCTGAAAGGCCCATGATGTCTGCAATTACCCTCACGGACCGCCTGTCGCTGGCCACCTTGGCTCCGGCGGCGGAACGCCCCGGCGTCTCCGGCCCTGCCGTGAATCCCCGCGCGCTCAGCACCGGGATGGTCCACTTCGGCGTCGGCGCGTTCCACCGCGCGCACCAGGCTGTCTATACCGAGGACGCCGCGGCGGCCTCAGGCGACACCCGGTGGGGCATCCTTGGCGTCACCGGCCGTTCCGCGAAGGTTGCGGAACAGCTCGGCCCTCAGGACGGCCTTTATTCAGTGCTGACGAAGGCCAGGGACGCCACGTCGCTGCGCGTCATGGGGTCGCTACGTAAAGTGGCGTTCCCGGGAGTCGATTCCGAGGAAGTGCTGCGGACGCTGGCTGCCGAGACAGTGCACCTAGCGTCTCTGACCATCACCGAGAAGGGCTATCCTCGGACCCCTCAGGGCTCGCTGGATCTGGCCAGCCCGGCGGTGGCCGCCGATGTTGTAGCGCTCAAGGCCGAGCTGTCGGGCGGCGGCTTCGCCGGCGCTGCCCGGACCCCCCTCGGCCTACTGGCGCGTGGCCTGGCTCGGCGCCACGCCACCTCCGGCGCCCCGTTCGCGGTGGTGTGCTGTGACAACCTGATGTCCAACGGCAGCGTTACCCGCGGCCTGGTGCTCGCC contains:
- a CDS encoding extracellular solute-binding protein, which codes for MRASRRVQWAATLGVAGLLATGCGAPGSDNASATSLSAGSVPEKPSKAVTLNILDVAGNKQLTGAIFDQFAKDHPDIISSVTWETAGAPDMAGKVKAQQQAGNLKIDLVLTGTDGLAAGISESLFAPVAKDYKDRLGNMANYQEPAAAMQKLAEDQAVELTYYPSGPLLEYNPDKVPNPPTTAEELLAWAKDHPGRFGYARPANSGPGRTFLMGLPYILGDSDPKDPVNGWEQDLGLPQAA
- a CDS encoding ABC transporter ATP-binding protein, with product MSIHATSFETLELDNVARSFGGQNALRNLNLSIRSGEFIALLGPSGCGKSTALNCLAGLLPLTGGRILMDGKQIDQLPPEKRGFGMVFQNYALFPHLSVEKNIAFGLEMRNVPKAEIKKRVAEAIELVQLGPHASKLPGQMSGGQQQRVAIARAVVLRPPLVLMDEPLSNLDAKLRLEMRTEIRRLHQSLGLTTLYVTHDQEEALSLADRLVVLRLGEVQQVGTPQELHEHPANWHVADFMGYRNLLEGVVERAHGGAVTVSVLGTTVTGSSKEALRAGDAVKIGLRPEDFDIAPAGSAPAGLASIDAMVEVVEYQGREFAVEARSDAGKPLHVRTHRHVEPGQRVTLTASQDRVLVFPAELAPPVKSAPEFEAAAL
- a CDS encoding ABC transporter permease gives rise to the protein MTVTGQRPARGKQDAANRPALSHRLAERGIDKLLLLLVPALLFALVLFVYPFVYGLGLSFQPKTGGLFGAYVKFFTDPSVRGMDSIWVTLQLALPAALLNVLVSVPLAYKMRGKFRGKRALTTVLVIPITLGTVLTAEGLLNFFGQRGWLNRFLGVLGFEPLQLVQNYWGVLWSLIISGFPFAFLLILSYLSGIDPSLEAAARTLGADWKQRFRRITLPLLAPGLAITFCLTFVLAFSVFPSAILVGDPSGSTRVIAYVAYNAWGQQFDYPLASAAAIIMGVVELIVIILVLIWRSRMYKGSTGGKG
- a CDS encoding ABC transporter permease, with translation MSVALKPKTAATPRAAKRPLASSPGTFLIWGSMAVFLLLLLGVVSSVVVNSFAKEWFDTWLPSGYTPAWYADAWKEYDLSQVIGTTLTVSVAVVGISVLIGAPASYVLARRSFPGKSLLMLVFLLPIMMPPITYGIPLATLLTYYHLAPGLTGVILANLVPSIPFVILTMTPFIEQINPSIESAARMCGANMLRLFTRILAPLLVPGILAAAVLVLVRTVGMFELTFLTSDSTSDTLVVALFTAMTGAGIRAQQSVDAMAVVYMLMMMVLLVVALRFVNPTQLVSQVREETD